TGACCTAACAGATATTATGACATATTTtatccaatggctgcagaatacacattcttctcttcaGCACAAAATAACATTAATACATATTAACTAGTGTTTTATTGTCAGTACATTCTCATATTCCTTAGAaccttttctgtttaaaattttggCAATATGCTTTATTTGGGAATTGTTACTCAGCATATAATATCTGAATCTTTTTGCTAGCATCATAAAAAGCAACAGAGTGACAGGTTAAGAGCACTGAGTCAAGCGGGAGTTAAACAATCTGATGAGATGTTTCAAAACTGGTTCTGTCGCTTACTTGCTGTGCTACAATTGGGTGgctcacttcacctctctgggctcagATTCCTCAACTCTAAAGAAAATCAACCACCTACCTCATTAAGGTGATGAGATAAGTAAATGAGATATTACATCTCATTTACTGATTTGCTTAGCTGTGCACCTAGCACAGAGCAAGCACTCACTAAATTGTGGCTGTTTGGgattttacaaaattaatgtatttagttgagacagggtttcaccatgttggtcagaatggtcttgatctcctgaccttgtgatctgcctgcctcagcctcctaaagtgctggaaaaaatatttaagcaatAAGACAAACAGACTGAGATATTGCATAGAATGGAAGTCCGAAGTGTTAAGTGGGGACAGAGACAAAGCCATTTCAATTGGTAGTCATCAAGCAAAGTATCCTGGAGGAGGCTGAATTCAAGCCTTGCAGGTTAGGCATAGTAGATGAAGGAATGGATAAGCAAAAACACAATAGTCTAAATGGGTGAGGGGTAATGAGTCAGAAGAAATGAGATATCCTTGGATGATGGTTGTACTGGAATATGGGGAAGTTTGAATCCTAATTTGGGAATTATGTCGTACACACAAAGTGAGATGCCCCAAATGACCAGAAACATAGATTTccatgaaacataaaatatatgccCCTAGtggctggagggagggaagaacagGAAATTGCTGttgaaggaaaatatattttcagttataCAAGATGAGTAAATCCTAGAGATCTGCTATACAACATTTGTCCTATTATTAGTGATACTTACTGTGCACTAAAAATTTGTAAACAGGGTAGATCTCATGGCAAGttttcttaccacaataaaagaaaaaagaaaagaaataagagagtaGAAACTTTATCCTTCTCATCCATTCAGCTCATCTATCAGAATCCCTCCCCCATCAGGCCTCCACCTGCTTAGAGCCATCTGTCTCTAGGAGGAAAACAAACATCACCTTAAATTTCAAGTAATGAAAGCAGGAGCCATTTCAAATACATGACAATCTGAGTTCTAGAATGGTTCCAGTGAGGAGTACgttcttacttttcctttttttaatgtactttaggttctggggtaaatgtgcagatcatgcagtattgttgcataggtacatacatggcaaggtggtttactgccttcatccccctgtcactgatatctggtatttctcccctcattatccctcttCACCCTCCCCACcaagctgtccctcccctacacCCCCCTACTGATTGCaatgtgtgatggtcccctccctgtgtccacgtgttctaattgttcaatacccgcccatgagtgataacatacagtgtttggttttctgttcttgtatcagtttgctgagaatgatggtttccagattcatccatgtccctatgaaggacacgaactcatcatttattaaggttgtgtagtattccatggtatatatatgccacattgtctttatccagtctatcattgatggacatttgggttggttccaggtctttgctattgtaaacagtgccgcaatgaagatatgtgtgcgtgtgtctttataatagaacaatttacaattatttaggtatatacccagcaatggaattgctgggtcaaataatacTTCtaattctaggtccttgaggaatcaccacaccgtcttccacaatggttaaactaggttacgctcccaccaacagtgtaaaagtgttcctatttctccacatcctctccagcatctgttgtcttccgattttttaatgattgccttttTAATGGgtatgagatgctatctcaatgtggttttgatttgtatttctctaatgaccagtgatgatgagcattttttcatgtttgttggcctcatgtatgtcttcttttgtaaagtatctgttcatatcctttgcccacttttgaatgggtttgttttgtttcttgtaaatctgctttagttctttgtagattctggatattagccctttgtcagatgggtagattgcaaaaatttttttcccattctgttggttgccgtttcactctaatgatggtttcttttgctgtacagaagctctggagtttaattagatcccatttgtctattttggcttttgttgtgattgcttttggcgttttagtcatgaagtcctgcctatacctatgtcctgaatggttttgcatatgctttctcctagggtttttatagtgttactttcttttttttttttttttttttttttttttttttttgagacggagtttcactcttgttacccaggctggagtgcaatggcatgatctcggctcactgctataGTGTTACTTTCAAACAGATCCACACAATAAACTAGAGTGGCCAAccactttttttaaagttattttaacaacaaaaatatagaatCTGGTTTGTTTAATGTTTGTATGTTATAACTGTAATAAAATtaatagttgtgtgtgtgtgtgtgtgtgtctgtgtgcctgtgtgtctgtgtgtctgtgtcctggtGGCTTTCCTGAATGAGAAGCAAGGGTCATACATGAGTATACTTGAGGATGCTTCGGTCAGAAGAGTGAAGATTCAAGGTCTGGGGTCTAAAGTCTTAACCCTAttagttattatattttaaagttctaaaaaCAGTGTCTGGCAAGGGACTGCTTCTAAAGCTGGGAGATGGGAAAGTGACTGATGGCATAAGATATTCTCGTTGTTTTAGCGCAACAATCGATGAATTCTGAGAAAACAGTCTCCAACCCCATATGCTGTCTTTCAATGTAAACAGCACAGCTCTAAGGACAGGGCTCAGGAATTTTGAGAGAGCCCCTCACTGTACATCACTGTCACTTAAGCCAGCCTCACACAGGTGGGATCTTTTTCACCCAAAGGAGTTAGGTCAGGAGGGTGATTTCCAAGAGAGAAGGTACTGACactccccagcctccctggggAAGAAATTCCAAAACTTTAGTAATTCTTGGTTTGTTTTCTGCTGTCTTCTCCATCTGAACTCCAGGGACTTCTTGATTATCTCAGAGGATGCACCCTTGACAAAGGGTGGGGTCTATGAGTATCTTCAATCTCCTTAGCATGCAGGAGGCCCAGAGGAGTCAGAAAGGAAAACCTTCAGCTTCACAATGGTTGAAAGCTTGTCTAGAATCTGGTGCCTTCTCTGTGTAGTTTTTTGGGGAAGCATATTATATAACTGAGACCAGAACTGGGAAAAGAATTACTGTACACTAACACAGATAAGCACCAACAATGACAATTTTAGCCTTTATGGGCTGGGCAAGAAAAATGAGATTTGTGTTACATTAAAAGAAAtgttgaccaggcatggtggctcatgcctgtaatcccagccctttgggaggctgaggcaggcagatcacttgaagtcaggagtttgtgaccagcctggccaacacaacaaaaccttgtctctactaaaaatacaaaaattagccaggtgtggtggcacaagcctgtaatcccagctactcatgatgCTAAGGttggagaatcgtttgaacctgggaggcagaggttgcagtgagctgagattgtgccactgcactccagcctggatgacagagcaagactttgtctcaaaaaaaaaaaaaaaaaaaaaaaaaaaaagagaaaagaaatgtttttactaTCCTATTATTTCTGTCTGCCTATCTTTTGCCTCTTCATACCTATCCTTTCACTCAAATAAAGTTTCACTAAAAAACGAGGAAAATGGAGTAACTGTTGAGTAATCTCATATTTCAATGTCTTTTTAGGTGACTGCCAGCCTCCAAAATAATTGACACAGAGAGAAATATTTGAACTAAAGGAAATCATTATTACATCATCTGAAAATGAAGTGAGAGATGAAACTGTTTTGTATCCTGCCATAAATTATCTACTGAAACTTTAATATAATACATAGATATAGAAACAGAAGAGAATAATTTCTCCAGgattcccctcctctccttctgggAATTCTCTCGCACTCACTTCTTCCTCTTTAtatctcttcttttctccctttcccatttctgtttccctgtaatttttttttctttatagcaggAGACCAAAAGgagattaaaatatatgttaatttctAAATACCCCACATTGATGGAAAGAAGCCACAATGCAGGTAAAtgtaacatttgcattttttaattgctgataagaagaataaaaggaaaaattggggCAGATTATATCAGATGTTGGAAGAATCTGTTACAGTAACAGTTTATCTTTAGGTGAACCCATGACTATGGGAAGAAATAACCTAACAAGACCCTCTTTGAATTCATCCTCCTTGGACTCTCCTCTCGACCTGAGGATCAGAAGCCACTCTTTGCTGTGTTTCTCACCATCTACCTTACCACAGTGATAGGAAACCTGCTCATCATCATGGCCATCGCTCAGACAGTCATCTCCAGACACCCATGTACTTCTTTCTAAGCATCCTGTCTTTTGTTGACATTTGTTATGTGACAGTCATTATCCCTAAGATGCTGGCGAACTTCTTATCAGAGACAAAGACCATCTCTTATGGTGAGTGTCTGACCAAGATGTACTTTTTCATAGCCTTTGGAAACACAGACAGTTACCTGCTAGCAGCCATGGCCATGGACCGCTACGTGGCCATATGTAATCCCTTCCACTACATCACCGTTATGAGTCACAGATGCTGTGTCTTGCTTCTGATTCTCTCCTTCTGCATTCCACATTTACACTCCCTCCTGCATATTCTTCTGACTAATCAACTCATCTTCTGTGCTTCCAACGTCATCCATCACTTTTTCTGTGATGATCAACCAGTGCTAAAATTGTCCTGTTCCTCCCATTTTGTCAAAGAAATCACGGTAATGACAGAAGGCTTGGCGGTCATAATGACCCCCCTTTTCATGCATCATCATCTCTTACTTAAGAATCCCCATCACTGTTCTAAAGATTCCTTCCACAGCTGGAAAGCATAAAGCATTTTCTACCTGTGGCTCTCATCACACAGTGGTGATCCTGTTTTATGGAAGCATTAGCTATGTCTATTTTCAGACCCTGTCCAACTATACTGTCAAGGATCGAATAGCAACAATTATCTACACCATATTGACTCCAATGCTAAATCCATTTATCTATAGTCTGAGGAACAAAGACATGAAGCAGGGTTTGACAAAGCTGATGCACAGGTTGAAGCGTCAATAAAAAACCTGAGGTCTTAAGAGAATATCACAGATCTCTTGCTTTTGACTATAGGTTATAGTATGTGATTAGATTCTGAAAGGATAGTACCTTTAATGATGGTGTTTCATTTCTTATAGAAGAATGTTTATTGCATGTGTTGAAGCTAATCCTGAATATAATGCCTACCAAGTAAGTTTGATCACTGTAATCTCCTGAGTATCCCTATTCATGCAGCTGGGTTTCCTTGTATAGTAATGTAAAGCTGCTTGAGATCTTTGagctactgtgtgtgtgtgtgagagagagagacttcatcaTACTAGCCCAGAGGCTCCTCAATAATGAGGTCTCTTTTTCCCATTATAAATGTCAACTGTGACTCCTTCCTCTGCATTTTCTCAAAGATTAAAGCCTGGCTTCTACAGTTGTCATAGTCTCAACAAATAAAATCATTCCATTAGATAACTCTTAGTGAATCAGTGTCAGGTCATGTTTCTAAGAGCATGGCATCTCCGTATTCTTCCTACTTCCCACCTGGCAAAGCTGACTGTACCTTAAGTCTCTCATTAATTTCATTTGACCCAAACTCAACTGCACCGTTTTCCCAGGAAGTATGGGTTAGGTCCCAGTAATCTTAGTAGCAGATGACTCCAACTGCTGGGgtagttatttttcttaacaGACTTAGGACAGTCTTCTAACCAGAAAAACTGATTGGATAGGAAAAAACACTTTTGCTAATTTGTGAGTTCTGAGAAATATTAATCACTGCTAGTCCATGAATTGTTTTGCAAGTCAGAGATTTATGAATTCATTTGCTCTTTCAACAAATTTCTACTTCTGATACACCAATGCACGAGCCTACTGgacttaaaaacaaagataatgtgCTACATGATTTAAGTCAACAATCTGAAGGCCAAAGATTTAGCAGGgcctaaggaaataaaataacacagGCAATACAAGCTTTTGGAGGGCAATTTCCTGTTAATTGGATTGTTGTAGGTTTGTAAGGTAGAGagaaacacaaaattttaagtaacaggtttcaaataaaaatcaaatctgGTCTTAGGTAAGGAGAAATTTTTTTGAAAGGATTACTGCAAGAGGGACACAGTCTATAGCAATAATGCAAGGGAGATTATTGCACTAGGAAGAATGCCTCCATTGTGAGACCAACAAAACTGTCAAATGTCagatagaaaagaaattttctttcatgAAGAGAAGTGAGCATGCATGAGGCTACAAAGAAACTGATATGCAGAAGTGGGATGAGCTAGTGATGGCAGCAGGACTGAAGAGTTGATCAAAGGATGTGTTTTATCAGCTGATGCTCCAGAGGGTTCATTAAGAAGGGGTTATATGTTAACTCATATTGAGGGTGAGTTGAAGTTCATTCCTTTCCAGAACACAAAAGAGTGGAGGGGTTTCTTGAACTGTCACTGTTTTCCAGGAGCACAGGGCTCAGGTAAAGTTCAACATTGTCACAGGGATTTGCTGTAAGAATTTACAAGGTAAAAAGACAACATAAATCTCAGCTGCACAGCCACATCTCACAGAGGAATAAAAAGCATGGCTGGGCCCCACAGAGTCGGAAGGTAATTCAGGCTCTGGAAGGCTACTCAGGGAAAAACACAAGATTCATGAACATGTCATTTTAAGACACTACCACATTAAGTACAAATAAGGGGGCCATGGTTATGAGAATTACACAAAAGATAAGAGGCTTTTCTCTAAAACCCTCTCATGAGGATGTATGGGAGAGAAGAGTCAATCAGCTAGAGTTAATTGGAGATTATGTGGTGATAAAGTAAACATGgaaacttcctagagacatgTTTGTCAGAGGATATTTACAACAGCTACAAATGCTCACTTAATGCAAGTATAACTGCCCCCtcccacaaaaaataaacagccaGACATACTCCAAACATCGTAGCAAACCATACACCACACAGGGACTGGACTGCCTTATGTAAGTAACTGGAGAAAGACTTAGTTACACATCTGGGTCAATACGGAAAATAACAGAAGCCAAAGCTTGCAGGCATTGGTTATCAAAGATTATAAGCCTCTGGGATTTGCAGAAACATTGGCAAATAGCTTAAACTTCCACCAGCCAAGCAATTGACAGGTTCCTGAATTCAATCTTACCTGAATGTTCAGCAGAGGGATGCTGCTGATCTTTACACTATGTAATAACAGCCACCAAGCATTGAGCTGCAAAAGGCACTCCAATGcagcactttacatacattatcatACTAACTTTCTATCTACTTTTTGAGGAAAGTACAAATTTATTATATCCATATGTCAGATGTGATGAGAGTCAGAAAGTATAAATAATTTGTTGAATATCAAACAACCCTTAAAATCAGATCTGAGAACTTAAACTTGTtctgaaaattgtattttttgcTCTTAACCCCTGTCCTGCCTCCTTAAAGTTACCTGTGTGTCCATAAAGACAAATTTCTTCAACttactaatttcttttaaaaaaacaaaaaaaacaaaaaaacaaaaacaaaaaacaaatctagGTCAGTGAGGTGgagctttattttcattcttaaaaatagaaacccAGAGGCACAGATGACCACAAGGACATAAACTTCCTAAAACTGTGCAATTCTCCATAATAAGTTGAACTTCAGTGTGTTGTGAAATGGGAACATTGAGTCACATTTACTTAGCTCTGAAGGGGCAGAAAATCCCTCGGTGATAGCTGTATCTGTTGAGTGATTTTATGTGCCagaattaaaacatgttttaatgaTCAGAATAATACTATGTATTATATTATCATCTGATAGTAACACTATCATCATGGCCACTTTAGAAATGAGGTAGCCAAGTTTCGGAGGAGTTAAAAGACTTCCCCAGCTATGATATAACCAATATGGAAGAATAGGAGATACCAGCCTTTATCTGCCTACCCCACACCCCCAAAATCAAATATAAACAGCAATTCACAAACCAAAATAACCCAGAGAGTGCTCAAGGGGCCATTTAAGAATCTGCAGCAACACAGTGGCacaagaagaagaataaaaagaaggagAGGAATATGCACATGAAGGATCACTTGTGAGATCGATGTACCTGAAACACCTAGAGATGGCCAGGTACAAAGAGAAAAGCCAAAGTCATTAGTATCAGGCACATTGTGAGAGGCACCATCGTCCCTAGTGAACTGCTCTGCAGAAAACCTTGGCATTTTTGTCACTAAGGGAACCAAAAGTCATTCCTGCCAGGGAACCCCAGAGACGAAGACTTGGCtttacccacacacacaccaaagaAGTAGCCACCATTGTACTATGCCAGAACCAGAGCCGCCACTCCTCTCAACCCCAGGTATGTTCCTGGCCACTAAACTGCAGCTTCTCCATGAGTGCCTGCATTACAGACCTTGGCTCTGTGGTTGTACTATATCTACACATGCCTCAGATATCAGAGCCACCACCATAGTAAGTTAGTTTACACGCTACACCCCAGAATTAAGGTCTATCTGCATGTATTCACACACCAGATTATCAGCCCAGCCACCACAGAGAACTAGTGCATGACCTGGAGCCTGGAGCTACTATAACTCTGAACAGGTCCACGGCTCCCTGCCTGCTTCATAAGCACCCATGACTTGCACATCATTACAAACACAACAACAGGGATATCTGCACTCCAGGCACTAGTGCCTTTGTTGCTGTGAACTTCAGAGCCATGGTCCCTCCACACATGTCTGTGCTTTAAGCCTTGGCTCACTGACTATTCCACAGGTACTGCTCATCAGACACCAGTATTGCTGCCAGTGCAGGAAGGCCCatgagccaaaccca
The sequence above is a segment of the Saimiri boliviensis isolate mSaiBol1 chromosome 2, mSaiBol1.pri, whole genome shotgun sequence genome. Coding sequences within it:
- the OR1L1 gene encoding LOW QUALITY PROTEIN: olfactory receptor 1L1 (The sequence of the model RefSeq protein was modified relative to this genomic sequence to represent the inferred CDS: inserted 1 base in 1 codon; deleted 3 bases in 2 codons); protein product: MTMGRNNLTRLFEFILLGLSSRPEDQKPLFAVFLTIYLTTVIGNLLIIMAIXSDSHLQTPMYFFLSILSFVDICYVTVIIPKMLANFLSETKTISYGECLTKMYFFIAFGNTDSYLLAAMAMDRYVAICNPFHYITVMSHRCCVLLLILSFCIPHLHSLLHILLTNQLIFCASNVIHHFFCDDQPVLKLSCSSHFVKEITVMTEGLAVIMTPFSCIIISYLRIPITVLKIPSTAGKHKAFSTCGSHHTVVILFYGSISYVYFQTLSNYTVKDRIATIIYTILTPMLNPFIYSLRNKDMKQGLTKLMHRLKRQ